A region from the Ciconia boyciana chromosome 1, ASM3463844v1, whole genome shotgun sequence genome encodes:
- the AP1S2 gene encoding AP-1 complex subunit sigma-2 isoform X4 → MQFMLLFSRQGKLRLQKWYVPLSDKEKKKITRELVQTVLARKPKMCSFLEWRDLKIVYKRYASLYFCCAIEDQDNELITLEIIHRYVELLDKYFGSVCELDIIFNFEKAYFILDEFLLGGEVQETSKKNVLKAIEQADLLQEMD, encoded by the exons ATGCAGTTTATGTTGCTTTTCAGTCGCCAGGGGAAACTGAGACTCCAGAAGTGGTATGTCCCATTatctgacaaagaaaagaagaaaatcacaaGGGAACTTGTTCAAACAGTATTAGCCCGCAAACCGAAAATGTGCAGCTTCCTGGAATGGAGAGACCTGAAGATTGTCTACAAAAG ATACGCAAGCCTCTATTTCTGCTGTGCTATTGAAGATCAGGACAATGAACTAATAACTCTGGAAATAATTCATCGCTATGTAGAACTTCTTGACAAGTATTTTGGCAGT GTATGTGAACTTGATATCATCTTCAATTTTGAAAAAGCGTATTTCATTCTGGATGAGTTCCTTTTAGGAGGGGAAGTTCAGGAGACTTccaagaaaaatgttctcaaaGCCATTGAACAGGCAGATCTTTTACAGGAG ATGGATTAA
- the AP1S2 gene encoding AP-1 complex subunit sigma-2 isoform X1 encodes MQFMLLFSRQGKLRLQKWYVPLSDKEKKKITRELVQTVLARKPKMCSFLEWRDLKIVYKRYASLYFCCAIEDQDNELITLEIIHRYVELLDKYFGSVCELDIIFNFEKAYFILDEFLLGGEVQETSKKNVLKAIEQADLLQEEAETPRSVLEEIGLT; translated from the exons ATGCAGTTTATGTTGCTTTTCAGTCGCCAGGGGAAACTGAGACTCCAGAAGTGGTATGTCCCATTatctgacaaagaaaagaagaaaatcacaaGGGAACTTGTTCAAACAGTATTAGCCCGCAAACCGAAAATGTGCAGCTTCCTGGAATGGAGAGACCTGAAGATTGTCTACAAAAG ATACGCAAGCCTCTATTTCTGCTGTGCTATTGAAGATCAGGACAATGAACTAATAACTCTGGAAATAATTCATCGCTATGTAGAACTTCTTGACAAGTATTTTGGCAGT GTATGTGAACTTGATATCATCTTCAATTTTGAAAAAGCGTATTTCATTCTGGATGAGTTCCTTTTAGGAGGGGAAGTTCAGGAGACTTccaagaaaaatgttctcaaaGCCATTGAACAGGCAGATCTTTTACAGGAG
- the AP1S2 gene encoding AP-1 complex subunit sigma-2 isoform X3, giving the protein MQFMLLFSRQGKLRLQKWYVPLSDKEKKKITRELVQTVLARKPKMCSFLEWRDLKIVYKRYASLYFCCAIEDQDNELITLEIIHRYVELLDKYFGSVCELDIIFNFEKAYFILDEFLLGGEVQETSKKNVLKAIEQADLLQEPRHEYFNVPVY; this is encoded by the exons ATGCAGTTTATGTTGCTTTTCAGTCGCCAGGGGAAACTGAGACTCCAGAAGTGGTATGTCCCATTatctgacaaagaaaagaagaaaatcacaaGGGAACTTGTTCAAACAGTATTAGCCCGCAAACCGAAAATGTGCAGCTTCCTGGAATGGAGAGACCTGAAGATTGTCTACAAAAG ATACGCAAGCCTCTATTTCTGCTGTGCTATTGAAGATCAGGACAATGAACTAATAACTCTGGAAATAATTCATCGCTATGTAGAACTTCTTGACAAGTATTTTGGCAGT GTATGTGAACTTGATATCATCTTCAATTTTGAAAAAGCGTATTTCATTCTGGATGAGTTCCTTTTAGGAGGGGAAGTTCAGGAGACTTccaagaaaaatgttctcaaaGCCATTGAACAGGCAGATCTTTTACAGGAG CCACGTCATGAATACTTTAATGTCCCAGTGTACTAA
- the AP1S2 gene encoding AP-1 complex subunit sigma-2 isoform X2 → MQFMLLFSRQGKLRLQKWYVPLSDKEKKKITRELVQTVLARKPKMCSFLEWRDLKIVYKRYASLYFCCAIEDQDNELITLEIIHRYVELLDKYFGSVCELDIIFNFEKAYFILDEFLLGGEVQETSKKNVLKAIEQADLLQESQNEDWGGLSEDIL, encoded by the exons ATGCAGTTTATGTTGCTTTTCAGTCGCCAGGGGAAACTGAGACTCCAGAAGTGGTATGTCCCATTatctgacaaagaaaagaagaaaatcacaaGGGAACTTGTTCAAACAGTATTAGCCCGCAAACCGAAAATGTGCAGCTTCCTGGAATGGAGAGACCTGAAGATTGTCTACAAAAG ATACGCAAGCCTCTATTTCTGCTGTGCTATTGAAGATCAGGACAATGAACTAATAACTCTGGAAATAATTCATCGCTATGTAGAACTTCTTGACAAGTATTTTGGCAGT GTATGTGAACTTGATATCATCTTCAATTTTGAAAAAGCGTATTTCATTCTGGATGAGTTCCTTTTAGGAGGGGAAGTTCAGGAGACTTccaagaaaaatgttctcaaaGCCATTGAACAGGCAGATCTTTTACAGGAG AGCCAGAATGAAGACTGGGGAGGTTTGTCTGAGGATATCTTATGA